From a region of the Acidobacteriota bacterium genome:
- a CDS encoding efflux RND transporter permease subunit, producing MRLARTAIDRPVTTMMFYIGVILIGFVSLRQLSVDLLPDISYPRLSVSMVME from the coding sequence ATGAGACTGGCCCGAACCGCCATCGACCGCCCTGTGACGACGATGATGTTTTACATCGGCGTCATCCTGATCGGGTTCGTCTCTCTCCGCCAGCTCAGCGTCGATCTACTGCCGGATATCAGCTATCCCCGGCTGTCCGTGTCGATGGTCATGGAATAA